The following are encoded together in the Cicer arietinum cultivar CDC Frontier isolate Library 1 chromosome 2, Cicar.CDCFrontier_v2.0, whole genome shotgun sequence genome:
- the LOC101505293 gene encoding hydroxyproline O-arabinosyltransferase RDN1, giving the protein MIVRKNMGRVKSLLMLLMVLGFFFATYNLVSLIIDHKAGRDGLESFDEKVIGFTNTNSKFHVAVTATDAAYSQWQCRIMYYWYKKTKDMPGSAMGKFTRILHSGRGDQLMNEIPTFVVDPLPEGLDRGYIVLNRPWAFVQWLEKAKIDEEYILMAEPDHIFVNPLPNLATDTEPAGYPFFYIKPAENEKIMRKFYPKEYGPVTNVDPIGNSPVIIHKFLLEEIAPTWVNVSLRMKDDPETDKAFGWVLEMYAYAVASALHGIKHILRKDFMLQPPWDLEVGKKFIIHYTYGCDYNMQGKLTYGKIGEWRFDKRSYLTGPPPKNLSLPPPGVPESVVRLVKMVNEATANIPNWESLNRS; this is encoded by the exons atgattgtgAGGAAAAACATGGGGAGGGTAAAATCACTACTTATGTTGCTTATGGTGTTGGGGTTTTTCTTTGCAACTTATAATTTGGTGTCTTTGATCATAGACCATAAGGCAGGAAGAGATGGTTTGGAATCTTTTGATGAAAAAGTGATTGGATTTACAAATACTAATTCAAAATTCCATGTTGCTGTTACCGCAACCGATGCTGCTTATAGCCAATGGCAATGCAGGATCATGTACTATTGGTATAAGAAGACGAAGGACATGCCTGGATCGGCCATGGGAAAGTTCACCCGAATTCTGCATTCGGGAAGGGGAGATCAGTTGATGAATGAAATTCCTACTTTTGTTGTTGATCCTCTTCCTGAGGGCTTGGATAGG GGTTATATTGTCCTAAATAGACCATGGGCTTTTGTTCAGTGGCTGGAGAAAGCAAAAATTGATGAAGA ATATATTCTGATGGCAGAACCTGACCACATATTTGTTAATCCTTTGCCTAATTTGGCTACTGACACCGAACCGGCAGGGTatccatttttttatataaaaccagctgaaaatgagaaaattatgagaaaattcTATCCTAAGGAATATGGTCCTGTTACTAATGTTGATCCCATTGGCAACTCCCCTGTAATCATCCACAAG TTTTTGCTGGAGGAAATAGCTCCCACATGGGTGAATGTTTCTTTGAGAATGAAAGATGATCCCGAGACGGATAAAGCTTTTGGATGGGTGCTTGAAAT GTATGCTTATGCTGTGGCATCCGCGTTGCATGGTATAAAGCATATTCTTCGAAAAGACTTTATGCTGCAG CCACCGTGGGACTTAGAGGTAGGGAAGAAGTTTATCATACATTATACATATGGATGTGACTACAATATGCAG GGGAAACTGACCTATGGGAAGATCGGAGAATGGCGTTTTGACAAGAGATCGTATCTTACGGGTCCTCCGCCCAAAAACCTTTCCTTACCACCTCCTGGAGTTCCCGAAAGTGTG